GTACCTTGTTTTAGATGTTTAATTATTTCTTCATTTATTGCTTCTAAATTATCAATAACACCATTAAATAAACCCAAAGCAAAGTCTTTTTGTTTATTTCTGATTTTTTTATCTTCTAATATTTCATCAACAAATTTTACGATTCCATCGTTACCTAAATCAACTGCATATAATAAACCAATTACTGATTCTCTAGCTTGTGTACGTGTTGCCAAATTATTTCTCCATTACTTTGAAAAGGTCTAACATTTCAATAATTGTAGTCATTGCTTCTGCACCTTTATTACCAGCTTTAGAACCAGCTCTCTCAATTGCTTGCTCAATTGAATCTGTTGTTAATACACCATTTGCAACAGGTTTTCCATATTTTAAAGCAACTGTTGCAATTCCTTTTGTAGCTTCTGCTGAAATATAATCAAAATGAGGAGTAGCTCCTCTTATTACAGCGCCCACACAACAAATAGCATCGTATTTACCTGAAGCTAAAGCTTTATCTAAAGCAAAAGGAATTTCAAAAGCACCTGGAACTAATATTAAATCAAGATTTTTTTCATTTCCACCGTGTCTGATAAATGAATCTTTAGCACCCTCAACCAGTCTATCAGTAATAATATGATTAAATCTACCATTAATAATAGCAACTTTTTCTTCCCCATTTAAATGTAAATGACCTTCAATTATTTTCATTGTTTACTCCATAAAATACTAGTTTTATATGATAAAATTTAATTTATTTTTACTAGTATTTCTTTATTATTTGTTTTAATTATTGCGATTATACCCAAAAAAAAGTTAAAGCTCTAAAAAGAGTTTTAAGTCCAAGTTTTTTTAATATTTTAATTTCCCAAAGCTTCTTTAATTGCAAAAACTTGATTGATTGTGGTATACAAATCTTCAATTTTTAACATATTAGGACCATCACTTTTTGCAACACTTGGATCAACATGTGTTTCAAAGAAAAAACCATCCACTCCAACAGCAGCAGCAGCTCTTGCCATATAAGGAACAAAAGGAGCATTTCCTCCTGTAGTCAATCCAGTACTTGGAATTTGAACACTGTGAGTAGCATCAAAAATAACAGGTGCATAAGATTTTAATAAAAGAAGGTTTCTCATATCAACAATTAAAGCACCATAACCAAAAGTATTTCCTCTTTCACATAACCAAATATTATTTTTTTCTGAGTTCTCATATGAAACATCTTGAACGCCTCTGGTGTGCAGTATTTTTTCAACAGGATGTTTCATCGCATCTGCTGCTAAGAACTGCCCTTTTTTTATATTAATAATAGTATTGGTTTTAGCAGCAGCTACTAATAAATCTGTTTGTCTGCACAAGAAAGCAGGAATTTGAAGAATATCTACTACTTCTGCAGCTGGTGCTGCTTGGTACGATTCATGTATATCTGTAACTATTTTATATCCAAACTCTTTTTTTATTTCTTCAAGTAATTTCAAGCCATCTTCTAATCCTGGGCCTCTATATGAACTTAAAGAAGTTCTGTTCGCTTTATCAAAAGAGGCTTTAAAATAAAATTCAACTCTTTTATCTTCACTTAAGGGCAATAGTTTTTCTGCAATTGCAAAAACAGTATCCCTGTCTTCTAGAACACAGGGTCCTGTTAATATTTTTAATTTTTTATTTTGCATAATATTAGCCTTAGTATTTTATTCTTCATTGTCATTTAGGGTACTATATTTGAGATTAAGAGTGCTTTACGCAAATAAAAAAAAGGGGATAAGCAAATGCTCATCCCCCTTTTTAATCTAATTTTCTTTTACGAAATATCTTTTTTACTGTGATATTCATCATCATAGTCTTTTCCAATATCTAATATTCTATCAAATACTTTATCAATATTATCATGAACTTTTGAGTTACGATCTAAAAACATTAATCTGTGTTTATCCAGTTTTTTATAATGATCTAAGCCCATAACAGCCATAAGACCTCTAACGCCATTTAATAAGTTTTTATGGTAATCTCGTACATATTTTGCATGTTTATGTACAAAATATTTTTTTCTTTTACTTTTATCTTGCGTTGCAAGTCCTACAGGACAGTGATGTTTTGTAGTACCAGAGCAATATCTTGCCCTTATAC
This Campylobacteraceae bacterium DNA region includes the following protein-coding sequences:
- the nusB gene encoding transcription antitermination factor NusB, producing MATRTQARESVIGLLYAVDLGNDGIVKFVDEILEDKKIRNKQKDFALGLFNGVIDNLEAINEEIIKHLKQGTISDIGSVEKSILRLAVYELLFVKLEKAIVINEAIELSKRLGSDSAPKFVNGLLDNVNKV
- a CDS encoding 6,7-dimethyl-8-ribityllumazine synthase codes for the protein MKIIEGHLHLNGEEKVAIINGRFNHIITDRLVEGAKDSFIRHGGNEKNLDLILVPGAFEIPFALDKALASGKYDAICCVGAVIRGATPHFDYISAEATKGIATVALKYGKPVANGVLTTDSIEQAIERAGSKAGNKGAEAMTTIIEMLDLFKVMEK
- the kdsA gene encoding 3-deoxy-8-phosphooctulonate synthase → MQNKKLKILTGPCVLEDRDTVFAIAEKLLPLSEDKRVEFYFKASFDKANRTSLSSYRGPGLEDGLKLLEEIKKEFGYKIVTDIHESYQAAPAAEVVDILQIPAFLCRQTDLLVAAAKTNTIINIKKGQFLAADAMKHPVEKILHTRGVQDVSYENSEKNNIWLCERGNTFGYGALIVDMRNLLLLKSYAPVIFDATHSVQIPSTGLTTGGNAPFVPYMARAAAAVGVDGFFFETHVDPSVAKSDGPNMLKIEDLYTTINQVFAIKEALGN